The following nucleotide sequence is from Kiritimatiellia bacterium.
GCGAAGGGCGTGGCGGCAACGGCCGTCCTCGTGGCCCTCTTTTTCACGCCCATCCCGCGCGAGCTGTCCGCCATGGCCGTCGCCGGCGTGCTGCTGTGCAGCCGCAGGATGCAGACGCGCTGGATCCTCGACCTGGTGGATTGGCACCTGATCACCCTGTTCGCCGGCCTGTTCGTGGTCATCCGCGGCATCGAGGCCGCCGGGCTGCCGGAGCGCATGCTGGCCGCCCTGCAGGGGCACGGCATGGACATCCGGCAGCCCGGCCTGCTGACCCTCGTCTCCGCCGCCTTGAGCAACCTGGTCAGCAACGTGCCGGCCACAATGCTGCTGGTGAAGTTCATGGATCCCGCCGACCCCGTGCCGTGGTACGTCATGGCCCTCGCGATGACCTATGCCGGCAACCTGCTGACGATCGGCAGCATCGCCAACCTCATCGTCATCGAGCAGGCGAAGCCCTACGGCATCGAGATCGGCTTCCGCGAGCACGCGCGCGCGGGCATCCCGGTGACCGTCGTCTCCCTGCTGATCACGCTGGGGTGGATCTGGTGGCGGGCGGGATAGGAAGGAACTACGAAACACGCGAAAGACGCGAAAAGGAAAAGGCTATCCCTCTTTCGCGTGTTTTGCGTGTTTCGTAGTTTCTCCTCTGCTTCTCTGCCGGACGGCTTCGTAGAGCAGGATGGTCGCCGCGGCGGACACGTTGAGCGAGTCCGCCTGCCCGAGCATCGGGATCCGCACCTTGAGGTCCGCGTGCTCCATCCAGAACGGCTTGAGCCCGTACTGCTCCGAGCCCACGACGATCGCCGTGCCGCCGGTCATGTCCGCCCCGGTGTAGTCGCGGTCGGCGTGGGGCGTGGCGGCCAGGATGCGGATGCCGCGCGCCCGCAGCCAGGCCAGCGTCTCCTCCGGCGTGGCCTCGACCACAGGCAGGGCAAACAGGGTGCCGATGCTCGCGCGCACGACGTTGGGATTATTGATGTCCGTCGTCGGGTCGCAGACCAGGACGGCGTCCGCCCCCGCGGCGTCCGCCGAGCGCAGGAGCGTGCCGAGGTTCCCGGGTTTCTCGATGGCCTCGGCGATCACGAGCAGCGGGGCGGGCTTCTCCAGCTTCAGGGCGGCCAGCTTCCAGCGCACCTGGGGCCCGGTGGCGAGCAGGCCCTCGGGCCGGTCGCGGTAGGCCATCTTGGCGAAGACGGGCTCGGTGCATTCGAAGAGCTCCGCGCCGGCTTGGCGGCAGGCCTCGACCACCTCGGGTTCGTGGTGGCCCAGGTAGAGCGGCGGGCAGTAGAAAAGGGCGTTCGGCTTCCAGCCGTTGGCCACCGCCCGGCGCAGTTCCCGGTAGCCTTCCACCACGAGCAGCCCGGCCTCGTCGCGGTGCGGGCGGCGGGCCAGCCTGACCACGTCCTTGACCCGGGGGTTCTGTAGACTGGTGATCTTCTGCGGTTCGTTCATGGCGGCATAGGTTCTCGGGCGCCGGCCAGCGGCGCCCCTACGTTCCAGCCCTGTAGGGGCGTCGCTCGCGACGCCCGCTCCGGCTCCGCTTGACCTATTCAACGCTTCGGGTACTCTGGATGTCGGATAGCTAAAGGGATTCGCCTTGAAACGTCACGCCAAATTGCTGGCCGCCCTCCTTCTGCCCGCGCTGGGAACGGCCGCCCGCGCCAACCAGCCCGCGGACTTCGCGCGCTACCAGGTCATCCTCGACCGCAAGCCGTTCGGCGTCGCCCCGCCCCCGCCCGTGGTCGCGCCGCCGCCGCTGACGGCCGAGCAGTCGTTTGCCCGGACCCTGCGCTTGAGCGCCATCTGGGAAAACCCGGACGGCAGCATCCGGGTCGGCATCATCGACGCCAACGGCAACCGGAATTACTTCCTCGGCATCGGCGACGCGGAAGACGGCGTCGAGCTGGTTTCCGCCGACTACAAGAACGAGGAGGCGGTGCTGCGCAAGGGCACCGAGATGGCGGTGCTGAAGCTGTCCTCGGGCGAGATCCAGCCGCTGAACCAGGAGCAGCAACAGCAGCGCCTGACGCAGGAGCAGGCCCAGCGGATGTCGTACGCCGAGCGGCGCAAGGAGCGCGAGCGCCAGCGCCAGCAGCCGCCCCCGCCCCCCCCGCAGCCGGTCTACACGGGCGCCGAGCTCGAAAAGCATCTCCAGGAATACCAGATGGAAGTGATCCGGCAGGGCCTCCCGCCGCTGCCCCTTCCGCTCACGCCCGAGATGGACGCCCAGCTCGTCTCCGAGGGCGTCCTGCCGCCGATGGAATAGCCGCCGTGCCCGACGGAATCGGCGGGGGCTCCTTCTCCGGCTCGCGGGGACGCTCGCCCTCCAGGCGCCTTTCGCATGAAGGTGGATTAGGCCGACGGGCCGCCGCGGGTATAAATGAAGCGGATCGCCGCACCGCCGGGGGCCGGCGGGCCGTTCGTGCTCGATCCGTTCCCATTGCCGTTGGTGCTCGTGCCGTTGCCCGTGCCGTTCGTGCTCGAGCCGTTGTCCGTTGTGTTCGTGGACGAGGACGGCTGGAAGATCGTCACCGTGTCCGTCCGCCCGGCGGCGTCCGTGACGGTCAGGGTGTTGTCGCCCGAGGCGGTGCGCGTATACGTGACGGACGTCCCCGTGCCGGGCGATACGCCCCCGCGGCTGCTGTTGCCCACGGTCCAGGTAAAGGGCGACGATCCCGTGTCGTTGCACGTGAACACCCGGCTGTTCTGGTTCGAGTAAAGGGTATCTCCATCCGGGCTGATCGTGATCTCCCCGACGACGCCGGTCGGGGAGGGATTGATCGTGCCCACGGCGTAGAGCGTGGAGTACTGGTTCGGCTCGATCCAGGTCCCCCTCATGGTGCCGTCGGTGCCCTCGCCGTTCAGCGTCCCGGAGATCGTCACGGACCGGCCGATGGTGGTGCGGCCCTCGAGGGTAAAGGAGGCGGTCGTATCCACCAGGTTGCCCAGGGTGCCGCGGAAGACGATGCCGTTGTTGTCGACGGCCTCGAGCTGGTCGCCGTTCTGGCGCAGGTTCAGCAGCGTGACCTCGTCGCCGCTGTTCGGCGGCGAGACCATCCCCGTGCCGTTGGCGCCGGTGCCCTGGTAGAAGCCGCTGAAATCGATGCCGAGCATCCGCACGACGCTGTCGGCCGAACCCACTTCGCAGCCGCACAGCGAATAGAGGACCAGCGGCACCAGCGCCGCGACCAACCCGAGAGCAATGCACGCCGTTCGTTTCATTCGATCTTTCCGCGGATCAACGGGCCCACAGGGGCTCGCGCTACTGGAAGTTGGCCGTTACGCTTT
It contains:
- a CDS encoding RNA methyltransferase: MNEPQKITSLQNPRVKDVVRLARRPHRDEAGLLVVEGYRELRRAVANGWKPNALFYCPPLYLGHHEPEVVEACRQAGAELFECTEPVFAKMAYRDRPEGLLATGPQVRWKLAALKLEKPAPLLVIAEAIEKPGNLGTLLRSADAAGADAVLVCDPTTDINNPNVVRASIGTLFALPVVEATPEETLAWLRARGIRILAATPHADRDYTGADMTGGTAIVVGSEQYGLKPFWMEHADLKVRIPMLGQADSLNVSAAATILLYEAVRQRSRGETTKHAKHAKEG